The sequence GCTGGCTGAGGCGGTCTTTGACCAGGCCGATGATGATCTCATCCGACACCAAGCCACCCGCGTCCATTACCTTCTTGGCTTCGATACCCAGGGGGGTGCCGGCTTTGACGGCCGCGCGGAGCATATCGCCAGTGGATATTTGCGGGATACCGTAGGCCTGCGTGATGAAGGCAGCCTGAGTGCCTTTGCCAGCGCCCGGGGGGCCGAGCAAGATGAGACGCATAAGTGCTCCTGAAGAGGTGGTTTTTTTTGTGGTCGGTGGCGATTATGCCGCAATGCAGCAGTGCATGTGGGGCAGCGCCATTGGAATTAACCCTTAGTGCGCGGGATTCCTTGATCTGGATCTATTTTCGCGAATGGCAGATCCGGCCATGCGCTAGAAGCCTCTGGCGTAAATGGCGCGAACCCGCTCCAGATCGGCGGGCGTGTCTACGCCGGCCGCCGGAGCGGTCTCGCTGCGATACACGACGATACTGTGCCCATACTCCATGGCGCGCAACTGTTCGAGCGATTCAAAGCGTTCGAGTTGCCCCTGAGGCAGAGTGGGGTAGCGGTGCAGAAAGCCGACACGGTAGGCGTACAGACCGATATGGTGCAGGGCGGGCAGGCCGCTGGCCATGACGCGTTGTCCGTCGGCCAGGGCATCGCGCGCCCAAGGAATGGGGGCGCGCGAAAAGTACAGGGCGCGATCCTGGGTGTCGCACACTACCTTGACCACATTGGGATTGAACAGGGCCTGGGCATCGGCCAGCGGACAGGCACAGGTGGCGATGTCAGCGCCCGGCGTTGCGGCCAGGCGTCGGGCGACTGCGTCGATAAGGCCGGGTTCGATCAACGGCTCATCGCCCTGCACGTTGACCACGATGGCGTCGTCGGACAGTCCAAGCAGGCTGACGGCTTCGGCCAGGCGATCGGTGCCGGTGGGATGGTCGGCGCGGGTCATGACGGCCCGGAAGCCATGGTCGTTGACCACGCGTTCGACGCGCGCATCATCGGTGGCCACGCAGACCTGCGCGGCACCCGACAGGGCAGCACGCTCGGCGACGCGAACGACCATCGGTTTGCCGCCAATGTCGGCCAGGGGCTTGTCGGGCAGCCGGGTCGAGGCGGCGCGGGCAGGAACGAGGGCGATGAAGCTCAAAGTCTTGACTCGGCTCAGGCGTCGGCCACAGGGTCTAGCGGGCGGGCCTCGCTTTCGAGCATGACGGGTATTCCGTCGCGCACAGGAAAAGCGAGGCGGTCGGCATGGCAGACGAGCTCGTCGTCGGCACGCAGAGATTCGAGACGGCCCTTGCAAAGCGGGCACACGAGAATGTCGAGGAGGCGGGATTCCATGATTGAATTCTAAAGCAGAACGTGCTTAGCGCGCGGGCAGGGCCTGCAGCCGGGCGGCGAGCCAGTCCAGGAAGTCCGGCCCGGAAAACCGTGCCCGGACCTGAACCGCCCAGAGACGAGGGTCATTGAAGCGGGCGCATTTGACCGCGTCCTTGGTGGTGATGAAGATGGCGTCGGCGTGCAGGTCCCCAAAGGGCGAATGGGCATAGTCGTAGTGGTCAGGCAGGGCCAGCCGGGGGGTGGGCACCAGGCCCGCGCTTTCGAGAGTGCGGAAAAAACGGTCTGGATTGCCAATGCCTGCCGCTGCCGCCACTGTCTGGCCCGTAAATGCTGACAAGGGGCGTCGCAGGCCATCGCTGACCCGTCGCGCGTCTTCAGGCTCCAGCCACATCGCCCACTGAGGCGCCGCTGTCTGATCGGGCGCGCGCGCCGGCCCGGTATTCATGTTGGTGATGACGGCATCGACGGTCGCCAGCCGGCTGGCCGGTTCGCGTAGCGGCCCCGCGGGTAAGAGCAGTCCATTGCCGCAGCCCCGTTCATCCTGCACCACGATTTCAATATCGCGCGCGAGGGCCAAGTGCTGCAAGCCGTCATCAGCGACGATGACATCGATCTCGGGGTGGGCGGCCAACAGGGCCTGGGCGGCATCGGCGCGCCGTGGGTGCACGGCCACCGCGGCGCCAGTGACCGCAGCGATGAGAGTGGGCTCATCGCCGAAGGCCGCCGGCGACAGCTCTCCTTGGCCAACCCTGGGCGGGCCATCGATGCGCACGCCATAGCCGCGGCTGACCATGCCGGGCGTATACCCGCGGTCGCGCAAGCCCTGAAGGACGGCCATGACCACGGGTGTTTTGCCTGTGCCACCTACGTAAATGTTGCCTATCACGATCACAGGCACCGGAGCGCGCCATCCCGTCCTGGGGCCAGTCTGGTAAGCCTGCCGCCTGCGGCGCACAACGATGGCCGCCAGCGCCGACAGCGGTCGCATAAGCGCAGCCAGCCAGCCGCCGTGACGCCATTGCCGCTGCACGAAACGATGGAGCACGTCGCGAGTCTTCACCGGGCGGTCTGGGCAGCAAAATTGATGCGGCCTATGCCCGCTTCGCGAGCAGCCTGCATGACGTTGACGACAGACTGGTGGGCAGCCTGCGCGTCGGCATTGATGACCACCACCGCATCCGGATTGCCGCCGGTTGCCTGGCGCAAGGCCTGCGTCATGGTGGCCGGATCGCTGCTGTCGAGCAGGATGCCGTCAAGCGCGTAATGCCCGTCCTGACTGACCGCGACCTCCAGCATGGCAGGCGGCTGCATGACGTCGGCCTGGGCCTGGGGCAGGGTGATTTGTAACTGGCTATAGCGGGCGAAGGTGGTCGTCGCGGCCAGAAAGATCAGCATGACCAGAAGAACGTCGATGAGCGGAATGAAATTTATGTCTAGCTCATCTTGCGAGCCCCGGCGGCGGAAATTCATGACCGAACTCCGCGAGCCAGCCGGGCCGCCGCCTGCTCCATGGCATTCATGTAGTTGTCCACACGACTGCGAAAATAGCGGTGGGCGATCATGGTGGGAATCGCGATGAGAATGCCAAAGCCGGTGTTGTATAAGGCGACCGAAATGCCATGGGCCAACTGCGCCGGGTCGGCGCTGCCCGGGTTGTAAGCACCGAAGATTTCTATCATGCCCACTACGGTGCCGAACAGACCCATCAGCGGGGCGACCATGGCGATGGTGCCGATGGCCGGAATGTAACGATAGAGTTCCTGGGCCACGCCTTGCCCGACGACTTCCACCGCATCGCGCTGTGCCTCGCGAGAGTCATGCCGGGTGCGCAGCACTTCGGCCAGAATACGGCCAAAGGGGGAGTTGCGCTCCAGGCGTGCAAAGGCTTCCGGGCTTTCGTCATGGTTGCGCAGCATGTCATTGACCTGCTCGGTCAGGCCGCGCGGCATCACGTGCGCGCGGCGCAAGGACAGCAACCTTTCGAGGATGAGGGCCAGCCCGAAGATGGAGGTCGCCAGCAAGGGCCAGATCGGCCAGCCGGCATCGCGCAAAAGGGATAGCAAGACGGAGTGCTCCTGTGGTCGCGGCCAGCTCGCCGCAAGGCGTTCAAGGCCGCAATGTAACGGTCGGCTGGCCTGAGTGGCAAGTCTCAGGAGCGCCCAATCTATCCACAGTTTTTGTGGATAATTCTGTGCAAAACTTCCAGGAAACACACGCCGGCCTTGGGTTTAGGGTGGTTTGCTCCCCTTTTGCGCAATGTGGGGTTGGTGTTAAACCCATATAAATCAAAGGCTTGTACGGGTGCGTAAGGCGCTCCGGGCAGCCGGCAGGCAGACCGGGATTGCGCTATCATGCGAGCCCGCAATTTCAAGCCCTGTGGACACATTTGGCGCTCAAAGCCCCATGACAATTGGATTTGCTGTCAAAGATGACGTATTTGCGCGGGATATCTTCTCGGTTGCCCAGCTAAACCAAGCAGTGGGGCAGTTGTTGGAGCGCGAGATCCCTCCGATCTGGGTGCGCGGGGAGGTCTCGAACTTCACCCAGGCCGCATCCGGGCATTGGTACTTCACGCTCAAAGACGCTCGCGCCGGCGTGCGTACGGTCATGTTCCGCAGCCGGGCAGCAGCGGTCGGGTTCGTGCCGCGCGCGGGAGACGAGGTGGAGGTGCGCGCACGCGTGTCGCTCTACGAGCCGCGGGGTGATTTTCAGCTTCAGGCCGACGCCATGCGTCGGGCCGGCGTGGGCAATTTGTATGAAGCGTTTTTGCGCCTGAAGGACAAGCTGGCTGCCGAAGGTTTATTCGACCCGCAGCGCAAGCGCAGCCCGTTGCGGCTGCCGCGCGCCATCGGGGTGGTCACCTCTTTGCACGCGGCTGCATTGCGTGACGTGCTCTCCGCGCTGGCGCGGCGCGCGCCGCAGGTCGGTGTCATCGTCTATCCGGCTCCGGTGCAGGGCGCCGATGCTGCCGCGCGGCTGACCAGTCAGGTCAGGGCGGCCAGCGCCCGCCGGGAAGTCGACACCTTGTTGCTGGTGCGTGGCGGAGGCAGTATCGAGGATCTGTGGAGCTTCAACGATGAGGACCTGGCCCGCGCCGTGGCCGAGTGCGCCATACCAGTAATCACGGGCGTTGGCCATGAAACCGACTTCACGATCGCGGACTTTGTCGCCGACGTCAGGGCGCCCACGCCCACTGCGGCGGCCGAGCTGGCGTGCGTTCCCCGCGCTGACCTGCTGGCTGCGCTGGGCCACGTGACCACGCGGCTGGCGCGCGCACAACAGCGCCGACTGGACCAGGCAGGGCAGCGTCTTGACCGATTGAGTGCCCAACTGATTTCGCCTGCGCAGCGCGTGGCGAATCAGCGGGAGCGTCTCAATACCTTGCGGCACAGGCTCGCCTCGGCTGCCAAGCGTCCGCTGTCCTTGAGCGACGCCCGCCTGAGCATTCTTACCCAGCGCCTGGCCCGGCGCGCGCCGCAGATGGCGCGCAGCCTCGATCGGGTGCAAGGGCTGACGCAACGGCTGGCTCGCGGCCAGCAGGCTTTGCTGGCAGAGCGGCGTGCACGTTTACTGGCCTTGGCGGCGCAGTTGCG comes from Bordetella holmesii ATCC 51541 and encodes:
- the lpxK gene encoding tetraacyldisaccharide 4'-kinase, encoding MIVIGNIYVGGTGKTPVVMAVLQGLRDRGYTPGMVSRGYGVRIDGPPRVGQGELSPAAFGDEPTLIAAVTGAAVAVHPRRADAAQALLAAHPEIDVIVADDGLQHLALARDIEIVVQDERGCGNGLLLPAGPLREPASRLATVDAVITNMNTGPARAPDQTAAPQWAMWLEPEDARRVSDGLRRPLSAFTGQTVAAAAGIGNPDRFFRTLESAGLVPTPRLALPDHYDYAHSPFGDLHADAIFITTKDAVKCARFNDPRLWAVQVRARFSGPDFLDWLAARLQALPAR
- the xseA gene encoding exodeoxyribonuclease VII, large subunit, whose protein sequence is MTIGFAVKDDVFARDIFSVAQLNQAVGQLLEREIPPIWVRGEVSNFTQAASGHWYFTLKDARAGVRTVMFRSRAAAVGFVPRAGDEVEVRARVSLYEPRGDFQLQADAMRRAGVGNLYEAFLRLKDKLAAEGLFDPQRKRSPLRLPRAIGVVTSLHAAALRDVLSALARRAPQVGVIVYPAPVQGADAAARLTSQVRAASARREVDTLLLVRGGGSIEDLWSFNDEDLARAVAECAIPVITGVGHETDFTIADFVADVRAPTPTAAAELACVPRADLLAALGHVTTRLARAQQRRLDQAGQRLDRLSAQLISPAQRVANQRERLNTLRHRLASAAKRPLSLSDARLSILTQRLARRAPQMARSLDRVQGLTQRLARGQQALLAERRARLLALAAQLRALDPENTLARGYAIVRDAQGQVISQAGALAVGAAVSIDLAHGRVGADITSIESSR
- a CDS encoding biopolymer transport ExbD/TolR family protein — its product is MNFRRRGSQDELDINFIPLIDVLLVMLIFLAATTTFARYSQLQITLPQAQADVMQPPAMLEVAVSQDGHYALDGILLDSSDPATMTQALRQATGGNPDAVVVINADAQAAHQSVVNVMQAAREAGIGRINFAAQTAR
- a CDS encoding motA/TolQ/ExbB proton channel family protein translates to MLSLLRDAGWPIWPLLATSIFGLALILERLLSLRRAHVMPRGLTEQVNDMLRNHDESPEAFARLERNSPFGRILAEVLRTRHDSREAQRDAVEVVGQGVAQELYRYIPAIGTIAMVAPLMGLFGTVVGMIEIFGAYNPGSADPAQLAHGISVALYNTGFGILIAIPTMIAHRYFRSRVDNYMNAMEQAAARLARGVRS
- the kdsB gene encoding 3-deoxy-D-manno-octulosonate cytidylyltransferase; translation: MSFIALVPARAASTRLPDKPLADIGGKPMVVRVAERAALSGAAQVCVATDDARVERVVNDHGFRAVMTRADHPTGTDRLAEAVSLLGLSDDAIVVNVQGDEPLIEPGLIDAVARRLAATPGADIATCACPLADAQALFNPNVVKVVCDTQDRALYFSRAPIPWARDALADGQRVMASGLPALHHIGLYAYRVGFLHRYPTLPQGQLERFESLEQLRAMEYGHSIVVYRSETAPAAGVDTPADLERVRAIYARGF